The Seleniivibrio woodruffii genome contains a region encoding:
- a CDS encoding lysine exporter LysO family protein, with product MIAVMLIAILAGAVSAYLGWLPEQLISINGSLTDWSLILLLFLIGFDIGNNKQSMKTLMSADRFTILVPVGTILGTLFGGYMAALITSLSVKDGLAIASGFGWYSFSAVLISQVRGSDLGAIAFLSNIFRETITLLTVPFIVRYFGPYAAVAPGGATTMDVTLPVIEKYAGKKAAIVGFVHGVILSTLAPVFVPLFL from the coding sequence ATGATAGCTGTAATGCTTATCGCTATCCTTGCGGGCGCTGTTTCGGCATATCTTGGCTGGCTTCCCGAACAGCTTATCAGCATAAACGGATCCCTCACCGACTGGTCGCTCATTCTGCTTCTGTTTCTCATCGGGTTCGATATCGGGAACAACAAGCAGTCCATGAAAACCCTTATGTCTGCGGACAGGTTCACCATTCTTGTTCCCGTGGGTACGATCCTCGGAACGCTTTTCGGCGGATACATGGCGGCGCTTATAACCTCTCTGTCCGTAAAGGACGGACTGGCCATAGCCTCCGGCTTCGGCTGGTATTCGTTCTCCGCAGTGCTCATCTCGCAGGTGCGGGGCAGTGATTTGGGAGCTATAGCCTTCCTGTCCAACATATTCCGTGAGACAATCACTCTTCTCACAGTGCCTTTCATCGTCAGATATTTCGGCCCCTATGCGGCTGTTGCGCCCGGCGGAGCCACCACGATGGACGTGACACTTCCCGTCATTGAGAAGTATGCGGGTAAAAAGGCGGCGATAGTTGGGTTTGTCCACGGTGTAATACTATCAACACTGGCTCCCGTATTCGTCCCCCTCTTCCTGTAG
- a CDS encoding LysO family transporter, with product MFAYVVALAAGMIAGICLTAGFAAKIKGLLFNFSLIALLFFMGVNLGKDKDILSKITDFGIISGIMSVSVVVFSIIGVLIITKLFKKAEK from the coding sequence ATGTTTGCTTATGTTGTGGCTTTGGCTGCGGGGATGATCGCGGGGATATGCCTCACTGCTGGCTTCGCGGCGAAGATTAAAGGATTATTATTCAACTTCTCGCTTATTGCTCTCTTGTTCTTTATGGGTGTGAATCTGGGAAAAGACAAGGATATCCTGTCTAAAATCACGGATTTCGGCATTATCTCAGGGATTATGAGCGTTTCGGTTGTTGTTTTCAGTATAATCGGCGTGCTGATAATCACAAAACTGTTCAAAAAGGCGGAAAAATGA